In the genome of Xanthomonas translucens pv. cerealis, one region contains:
- the plsB gene encoding glycerol-3-phosphate 1-O-acyltransferase PlsB, giving the protein MPSMPEQNPLPFPDAAAAARASDPASAPAPAASGDAAGSVPPANGAAALPSQALAARAAKRPLWARLLGRVADPWLGLNIEPAEPSQYDDGRPVVYVLEDYGLSNALILDKACREAGLPSPLVPLPGDPLGRKRAYLALSRRSSNNALIPEQRGAKTHSDSLAKLLQAHRERPDLDIHLVPVSIFVGRAPDKQSGWFAVLFSENWALVGSFRRLLGVLLNGRSTIVRFAPPVSMRLTIEEGLPPERTVRKLQRVLRTHFRRIREAVIGPDLSTRRLLVDQVLAAEPVREAIAAQAKRDTSKPMDAWRKAHAYAWEIAADYSSPVVRSASFLLTHVWNRIYAGVLVHHLDKLKEAAPGHEVIYVPSHRSHMDYLLLSYLLYERGIVPPHIVAGINLNLPVVGTLLRKGGAFFIRRSIRGNALYSAVLSEYVAQLVAGGYSIEYFVEGGRSRTGRLLQPKGGMIAMTLRAFLRQPRKPVLFQPIYVGYEKLMEGNSYLDELSGRPKEKESIWGLLWSIPKVLKQNYGQVVVNFGEPIALSQVLAQRAPDWDGQPLGEDEKPNWLNGTVDALAQQIQVHINAAADVNPVNLLALALLSTPKHAMGEADMIAQIELCKKLLAELPYSDRVTVTPHSPERIIAHAEEINVLTRTPHPLGDVLSVNGDNAVLLSYFRNNVLHLFTASSWVACCFQNNRRMSRSGLLRLGRTVYPFLQAELFLPWSEDQFAERIERTIEVFAREGLLLQVNDDDGGVLARNTGQTDEVFRLRAIGHSLQQAFERYYIAISVLVKNGPGKLGAGELESLCQQAAQRLSLLYAPAAPEFFDKTLFRGFIQKLRELKLVWPDANSKLMFDERLDAWAKDAKFILGRELRHTIERVSPEAAKPEEAPVSE; this is encoded by the coding sequence ATGCCGTCGATGCCAGAACAAAATCCCCTTCCCTTCCCCGACGCCGCCGCGGCTGCGCGCGCCTCGGACCCGGCGTCCGCGCCCGCCCCCGCTGCCAGTGGCGATGCCGCGGGCAGCGTGCCGCCGGCCAACGGCGCTGCCGCGCTGCCAAGCCAGGCGCTGGCCGCGCGCGCCGCCAAGCGGCCGCTGTGGGCGCGCCTGCTCGGGCGCGTGGCCGATCCGTGGCTGGGCCTGAACATCGAACCGGCCGAACCCAGCCAGTACGACGACGGCCGCCCGGTGGTCTACGTGCTGGAGGACTACGGCCTGTCCAACGCGCTGATCCTGGACAAGGCCTGCCGCGAGGCGGGCCTGCCGTCGCCGCTGGTGCCGCTGCCCGGCGACCCGCTGGGGCGCAAGCGCGCCTACCTGGCGCTGTCGCGGCGCAGCAGCAACAACGCGCTGATCCCCGAACAGCGCGGCGCCAAGACCCACTCCGACTCGTTGGCCAAGCTGCTGCAGGCGCATCGCGAACGCCCGGACCTGGACATCCACCTGGTGCCGGTGTCGATCTTCGTCGGCCGCGCCCCGGACAAGCAAAGCGGCTGGTTTGCGGTGCTGTTCTCGGAAAACTGGGCGCTGGTCGGCAGCTTCCGCCGCCTGCTCGGCGTGCTGCTCAATGGGCGCAGCACCATCGTGCGCTTCGCCCCGCCGGTGTCGATGCGGCTGACGATCGAGGAAGGGCTGCCGCCCGAACGCACCGTGCGCAAGCTGCAGCGCGTGCTGCGCACCCATTTCCGGCGCATCCGCGAGGCGGTGATCGGGCCGGACCTGTCGACCCGCCGGCTGCTGGTGGACCAGGTGCTGGCCGCCGAGCCGGTGCGCGAGGCGATCGCCGCGCAGGCCAAGCGCGACACCAGCAAGCCGATGGACGCCTGGCGCAAGGCCCACGCCTATGCCTGGGAAATCGCCGCCGACTACTCCAGCCCGGTGGTGCGCTCGGCCAGCTTCCTGCTCACCCACGTGTGGAACCGCATCTATGCCGGCGTGCTGGTGCACCACCTGGACAAGCTGAAAGAGGCCGCGCCCGGGCACGAAGTGATCTACGTGCCCAGCCACCGCAGCCACATGGACTACTTGCTGCTGTCCTACCTGCTGTACGAACGCGGCATCGTGCCGCCGCACATCGTGGCCGGCATCAACCTCAACCTGCCGGTGGTCGGCACCCTGCTGCGCAAGGGCGGCGCGTTCTTCATCCGCCGCTCGATCCGCGGCAATGCGCTGTACTCGGCGGTGCTCAGCGAATACGTGGCGCAGCTGGTGGCCGGCGGCTACTCGATCGAGTACTTCGTCGAAGGCGGCCGCTCGCGCACCGGCCGCCTGCTGCAGCCCAAGGGCGGCATGATCGCGATGACCCTGCGCGCGTTCCTGCGCCAACCGCGCAAGCCGGTGCTGTTCCAGCCGATCTACGTCGGCTACGAGAAGCTGATGGAAGGCAACAGCTATCTCGACGAACTCAGTGGCCGGCCCAAGGAGAAAGAGTCGATCTGGGGCCTGCTGTGGAGCATCCCCAAGGTGCTCAAGCAGAACTACGGCCAGGTGGTGGTGAACTTCGGCGAGCCGATCGCGCTGAGCCAGGTGCTGGCGCAGCGCGCGCCGGACTGGGACGGCCAGCCGCTGGGCGAGGACGAGAAACCGAACTGGTTGAACGGCACCGTCGATGCGCTGGCGCAGCAGATCCAGGTGCACATCAACGCCGCCGCCGACGTCAATCCGGTCAACCTGCTGGCGCTAGCGCTGCTGTCCACGCCCAAGCACGCGATGGGCGAAGCCGACATGATCGCGCAGATCGAACTGTGCAAGAAGCTGCTGGCCGAACTGCCGTACTCGGACCGGGTCACCGTCACCCCGCATTCGCCCGAGCGCATCATCGCCCACGCCGAAGAGATCAACGTGCTGACCCGCACGCCGCATCCGCTCGGCGACGTGCTCAGCGTCAACGGCGACAACGCGGTGCTGCTGAGCTACTTCCGCAACAACGTGCTGCACCTGTTCACCGCCTCCTCGTGGGTGGCGTGCTGCTTCCAGAACAACCGCCGCATGAGCCGCTCCGGCCTGCTGCGGCTGGGCCGCACTGTTTACCCGTTCCTGCAGGCCGAACTGTTCCTGCCGTGGAGCGAGGACCAGTTCGCCGAACGCATCGAGCGCACCATCGAGGTGTTCGCGCGCGAAGGCCTGCTGCTGCAGGTCAACGACGACGATGGCGGGGTTCTGGCGCGCAACACCGGGCAGACCGACGAGGTGTTCCGCCTGCGCGCGATCGGGCATTCGCTGCAGCAGGCGTTCGAGCGCTACTACATCGCCATTTCGGTGCTGGTCAAGAACGGCCCCGGCAAGCTCGGCGCAGGCGAACTGGAAAGCCTGTGCCAGCAGGCCGCGCAACGCCTGAGCCTGCTGTACGCCCCGGCCGCGCCGGAGTTCTTCGACAAGACCCTGTTCCGCGGCTTCATCCAGAAGCTGCGCGAACTGAAGCTGGTGTGGCCGGACGCGAACAGCAAGCTGATGTTCGACGAGCGCCTGGACGCATGGGCCAAGGACGCCAAGTTCATTCTTGGCCGCGAACTGCGCCATACGATCGAACGGGTCAGCCCGGAGGCGGCGAAGCCGGAAGAGGCTCCGGTTTCGGAGTGA
- a CDS encoding DUF488 domain-containing protein — protein sequence MSAAAFFSVGHSTRPLQAFLDILHGAQVTQLADVRAFPSSRRFPQFDGRALAHSLAAAGIGYRHFPALGGRRAKQPGIDPQRNGHWRRAGFHHYADYALGADFGAALAELRALGSVGACALMCAEADWRQCHRQIVCDHLLHHGHPVIHLLDGKRREPAVLNPAARTDAHGQLVYPADVAPAGPVTGDLFGG from the coding sequence GTGAGCGCGGCGGCGTTTTTCAGCGTCGGCCATTCCACCCGTCCCCTGCAAGCATTCCTGGACATCCTGCACGGCGCGCAGGTCACCCAACTGGCCGACGTGCGGGCATTCCCGTCGTCGCGGCGTTTCCCGCAGTTCGACGGCCGCGCGCTGGCGCACAGCCTGGCCGCCGCCGGTATCGGCTACCGGCACTTCCCCGCGCTGGGCGGGCGCCGCGCCAAGCAGCCCGGCATCGACCCGCAGCGCAACGGCCACTGGCGCCGCGCCGGTTTCCACCACTATGCCGACTACGCACTGGGCGCCGACTTCGGGGCGGCGCTGGCCGAGCTGCGCGCCCTCGGCAGCGTCGGCGCTTGCGCGCTGATGTGCGCCGAAGCCGACTGGCGCCAATGCCATCGCCAGATCGTCTGCGACCACCTGCTGCACCACGGCCACCCGGTGATCCACCTGCTCGACGGCAAGCGCCGCGAGCCGGCCGTCCTCAACCCTGCCGCGCGCACAGATGCGCATGGACAATTGGTCTATCCGGCAGACGTCGCGCCTGCCGGGCCGGTCACTGGCGATCTGTTCGGAGGCTGA
- a CDS encoding YdcH family protein → MTPAEISLRIDALRREHRALDEQIQRTPANLDDELQAKRLKKRKLQLKDCIMRLENLLIPDEPA, encoded by the coding sequence ATGACGCCCGCCGAGATCTCCCTGCGCATCGACGCCCTGCGTCGCGAGCATCGTGCGCTCGACGAACAGATCCAGCGCACCCCGGCCAACCTCGACGACGAGCTACAGGCCAAGCGGCTGAAGAAGCGCAAGCTGCAGCTCAAGGATTGCATCATGCGCCTGGAAAACCTGTTGATCCCCGACGAACCGGCGTGA
- a CDS encoding glycoside hydrolase family 43 protein yields the protein MSADTDAADLQALARKAISQPLVTHMYTADPSAHVFEGALYIYPSHDIDAGIAFNDDGGHFDMQDYHVFRMDSADGPVVDCGVALHVKDVPWAQRQMWAPDAACKDGRYYLYFPAKRADGIFQIGVAIGSRPEGPFTAEPQAIDGSYSIDPAAFADDDGAHYLYFGGIWGGQLQKYRDNAYAQAHEEPADAEPALGPRVARLRADMTQFAEPPREVSIVDEHGQPLLAGDHARRFFEAPWLHNYGGRYYLSYSTGDTHLLCHAIGDSPYGPFTYQGPIMSPVVGWTTHHSICEFHGAWYLFYHDAMLSGGVTHLRSIKLTELQHDAQGRIALVHPYGQ from the coding sequence ATGTCTGCCGACACCGATGCCGCCGACCTGCAAGCGCTGGCCCGCAAGGCCATCTCGCAGCCCCTGGTCACCCACATGTACACCGCCGACCCGTCCGCGCACGTGTTCGAGGGTGCGCTGTACATCTATCCCTCGCACGATATCGACGCCGGCATCGCTTTCAACGACGACGGCGGCCATTTCGACATGCAGGACTACCACGTGTTCCGCATGGACAGCGCCGACGGCCCGGTGGTGGACTGCGGCGTGGCGCTGCACGTGAAGGACGTGCCGTGGGCGCAGCGGCAGATGTGGGCGCCGGATGCGGCGTGCAAGGACGGGCGCTATTACCTGTACTTCCCGGCCAAGCGCGCCGACGGCATCTTCCAGATCGGCGTGGCCATCGGTTCGCGCCCGGAAGGGCCGTTCACTGCCGAACCGCAGGCCATCGACGGCAGCTACTCGATCGATCCGGCCGCGTTCGCCGACGACGACGGCGCGCATTACCTGTATTTCGGCGGGATCTGGGGCGGGCAGCTGCAGAAGTACCGCGACAACGCCTATGCGCAGGCGCACGAGGAACCGGCCGATGCCGAGCCGGCGCTGGGGCCGCGCGTGGCGCGGCTGCGTGCGGACATGACCCAGTTCGCCGAGCCGCCGCGCGAGGTCAGCATCGTCGACGAACACGGCCAGCCGCTGCTGGCCGGCGACCATGCGCGCCGTTTCTTCGAAGCGCCGTGGCTGCACAATTACGGCGGCCGCTACTACCTGTCGTACTCCACCGGCGACACCCATCTGCTGTGCCACGCGATCGGCGATTCGCCCTACGGCCCGTTCACCTACCAGGGGCCGATCATGAGCCCGGTGGTCGGTTGGACCACGCATCATTCGATCTGCGAATTCCACGGCGCCTGGTACCTGTTCTATCACGACGCGATGCTGTCCGGCGGCGTCACCCACCTGCGTTCGATCAAGCTCACCGAACTGCAGCACGATGCGCAGGGGCGCATCGCGCTGGTCCATCCTTACGGGCAGTGA
- a CDS encoding MFS transporter has translation MTSTHRLPLSEKIGYSLGDLAANLIFQTLITFLAFFYTDIYRIPAGTAATLISVVGLFGALVFTPLVGILADRTRTRWGKFRPWILWTALPFGAISLLAFSTPALSEQGKVVYAFVTYTLLVLIYVANNLPYSALSGVLTGSMAQRNSLSAYRFFAVTIAQFVIQVLLLPLVLILGNGDKAQGFQRTMALFAVVGTLCFLITFLSTRERVLPIAAQRSSVRKDLGDLVGNKPWLVMLALTILVFVNLAMKGGMYVYYFKYYLDAAALTRFLDQAGFNGFIAGINGLLASAGLTVLHWPQDAPTSAFSVFSAGGILAMIVGIACSKRLADRYGKRNVFGAALLVSTLFLLAFAVYPPQAIGLVFGSYVLHGFFYGITIPLLWAMIADVADYSEWKNHRRATAIIFSAMLCGLKVGLSVGGALVAGLLAFYGYDAALPQQSAAVTGGIRLAVSVYCAIPFLLGVALLFLYEIDKALESRIERELDARRLQAAALGN, from the coding sequence ATGACCAGCACGCACCGCCTCCCGCTCAGCGAAAAGATCGGCTACAGCCTGGGCGACCTGGCCGCCAACCTGATCTTCCAGACCCTGATCACGTTCCTGGCGTTCTTCTACACCGACATCTACCGCATCCCCGCCGGCACCGCGGCCACGCTGATCTCGGTGGTCGGCCTGTTCGGCGCCTTGGTGTTCACCCCGCTGGTGGGCATCCTCGCCGACCGCACGCGCACGCGCTGGGGCAAGTTCCGGCCGTGGATCCTGTGGACCGCGCTGCCGTTCGGCGCGATCTCGCTGCTCGCCTTCAGCACCCCGGCGCTGAGCGAGCAGGGCAAGGTGGTCTACGCGTTCGTGACCTACACCTTGCTGGTGCTGATCTACGTCGCCAACAACCTGCCGTACTCGGCGCTCAGCGGCGTGCTCACCGGCAGCATGGCGCAGCGCAACAGCCTGTCGGCGTACCGCTTCTTCGCGGTCACCATCGCCCAGTTCGTGATCCAGGTGCTGCTGCTGCCGCTGGTGCTGATCCTGGGCAACGGCGACAAGGCGCAGGGCTTCCAGCGCACCATGGCGCTGTTCGCGGTGGTCGGCACGCTGTGCTTCCTGATCACCTTCCTCAGCACCCGCGAGCGGGTACTGCCGATCGCCGCGCAGCGCTCCAGCGTGCGCAAGGACCTGGGCGACCTGGTCGGCAACAAGCCGTGGCTGGTGATGCTGGCGCTGACCATCCTGGTGTTCGTCAACCTGGCGATGAAGGGCGGCATGTACGTGTACTACTTCAAGTACTACCTGGATGCGGCGGCGCTGACCCGCTTCCTCGACCAGGCCGGGTTCAACGGCTTCATCGCCGGCATCAACGGCTTGCTCGCCAGCGCCGGGCTGACTGTGCTGCACTGGCCGCAGGACGCGCCGACCTCCGCCTTCAGCGTGTTCAGCGCCGGCGGCATCCTGGCGATGATCGTCGGCATCGCCTGCTCCAAGCGCCTGGCCGACCGCTACGGCAAGCGCAATGTGTTCGGCGCGGCGCTGCTGGTGTCCACGCTGTTCCTGCTGGCGTTCGCGGTCTATCCGCCGCAGGCGATCGGCCTGGTGTTCGGCTCCTACGTGCTGCACGGGTTCTTCTATGGCATCACCATCCCGCTGCTGTGGGCGATGATCGCCGACGTGGCCGACTACTCGGAGTGGAAGAACCACCGCCGCGCTACCGCGATCATCTTCTCGGCAATGCTGTGCGGGCTGAAGGTCGGCCTGAGCGTCGGCGGCGCGCTGGTCGCCGGCCTGCTCGCGTTCTACGGCTACGATGCCGCGTTGCCGCAGCAGAGCGCCGCGGTGACAGGCGGCATCCGCCTGGCGGTCAGCGTGTACTGCGCGATCCCGTTCCTGCTCGGGGTGGCGCTGCTGTTCCTGTACGAGATCGACAAGGCGCTGGAATCGCGCATCGAACGCGAACTGGACGCGCGCCGCCTGCAGGCCGCCGCGCTCGGCAACTGA
- a CDS encoding endo-1,4-beta-xylanase, producing the protein MKTLTSLLFALLLVFTAAAGAAPIAAGKQRFLGCAYSPPQAQDFTKDWNKVTPENAGKWGSVEAVRGRMDWGQLDEAYNLAKRNNMPFQMHVMVWGSQQPAWMRTLSPTEQRAAIEHWFAAVAQRYPNIDLLEVANETLPGHNQPDNRKSDSGNYIQALGGTGSTGVDWVLQAFRLARQYFPRTKLMINDFGITSDNTATRQYLHTIQLLQQEHLIDAIGLQEHAFETEPYAPIPVHRANLDLLATTGLPIYITEFDLDGPNDAQQLANYQRVFPLFWEHPSVRGVTMWGFRRGLWRDKEGAYLERDNNSERPAMAWLRSYVASRP; encoded by the coding sequence ATGAAAACTCTCACTTCGCTCTTGTTCGCACTATTACTGGTCTTTACCGCTGCAGCGGGCGCCGCGCCCATCGCGGCCGGCAAACAGCGCTTCCTGGGCTGCGCCTACAGTCCGCCGCAAGCACAGGATTTCACCAAGGACTGGAACAAGGTCACCCCCGAGAACGCCGGCAAATGGGGCAGCGTGGAAGCCGTCCGCGGGCGCATGGACTGGGGCCAGCTCGATGAAGCCTATAACCTGGCCAAGCGCAACAACATGCCGTTCCAGATGCACGTGATGGTCTGGGGCTCCCAACAGCCGGCATGGATGCGCACCCTGTCGCCGACAGAGCAGCGCGCTGCCATCGAGCACTGGTTTGCCGCGGTGGCGCAGCGTTATCCGAACATCGATCTGCTCGAGGTGGCCAACGAAACCCTGCCGGGCCACAATCAGCCCGACAACAGGAAGAGCGACAGCGGCAACTACATCCAGGCGCTGGGCGGCACCGGCAGCACCGGCGTTGACTGGGTGCTGCAGGCGTTCCGTCTGGCAAGGCAGTATTTCCCGAGGACCAAGCTGATGATCAACGACTTCGGCATCACCAGCGATAACACCGCCACGCGCCAGTACCTGCACACCATCCAGCTGCTGCAGCAGGAACACCTGATCGATGCGATCGGCCTGCAGGAACATGCCTTCGAGACCGAACCGTACGCGCCGATTCCGGTGCATCGCGCCAACCTGGACCTACTGGCCACGACCGGCCTGCCCATCTACATCACCGAGTTCGACCTGGACGGGCCGAACGACGCCCAGCAGTTGGCCAACTACCAGCGCGTGTTCCCGCTGTTCTGGGAGCACCCGAGCGTGCGCGGCGTGACCATGTGGGGCTTCCGCCGCGGCCTGTGGCGCGACAAGGAAGGCGCCTACCTGGAACGCGACAATAACAGCGAGCGCCCGGCAATGGCCTGGCTGCGCAGCTATGTGGCGAGCAGGCCGTAG
- a CDS encoding SMP-30/gluconolactonase/LRE family protein translates to MRFPNRALLAAAVLALFACCAKRQPPAPRFPVIGHVTAFDPAFSETVPADARIERIAAGFTWSEGPAWVRDGGYLLFNDVPQNTMYRWSERDGLSVFLKPSGYAGPPLEALREAGANGLQAEPSGSVLLADSGNRSIARLDPATRRKTPLASAYDGRRFNSPNDLVRRSDGVVFFTDPPYGLKGGDTSPVKELRFNGVYRLDPDGGVHLLDDSLKLPNGIALSPDERTLYVANTDPARPIWTAYTLDARGAVTGKRIFADASDIVGDANPGLPDGMAMASDGRLFATGPGGVLVFAPDGRRLGRIETGGPVANCAFGDHGHTLYMTSHTILARVRVKATGLGFAP, encoded by the coding sequence ATGCGATTTCCGAACCGGGCCCTGCTTGCCGCCGCCGTGCTGGCGTTGTTCGCCTGCTGCGCGAAGCGCCAGCCGCCCGCACCGCGCTTCCCGGTGATCGGCCATGTCACCGCGTTCGATCCCGCGTTCAGCGAGACGGTGCCCGCGGACGCGCGCATCGAGCGCATCGCCGCAGGCTTCACCTGGTCCGAAGGCCCGGCCTGGGTGCGCGACGGCGGCTACCTGCTGTTCAACGACGTGCCGCAGAACACCATGTACCGCTGGTCCGAGCGCGACGGCCTGTCGGTGTTCCTCAAGCCGTCCGGCTACGCCGGTCCGCCGCTGGAGGCCTTGCGCGAGGCCGGCGCCAACGGCCTGCAGGCCGAACCGTCCGGCAGCGTGCTGCTCGCCGATTCGGGCAACCGCAGCATCGCCCGGCTCGATCCCGCCACGCGGCGCAAGACCCCGCTGGCCAGCGCCTACGACGGCCGCCGTTTCAACAGCCCCAACGATCTGGTGCGGCGTAGCGACGGCGTGGTGTTCTTCACCGACCCGCCGTACGGCCTGAAGGGCGGCGACACCTCCCCGGTCAAGGAACTGCGCTTCAACGGCGTGTACCGGCTGGACCCCGACGGCGGCGTGCACCTGCTGGACGACAGCCTGAAGCTGCCCAACGGCATCGCCCTGTCGCCCGACGAACGCACCCTGTACGTGGCCAACACCGACCCGGCGCGGCCGATCTGGACCGCCTACACGCTCGACGCGCGCGGCGCGGTCACCGGCAAGCGCATCTTCGCCGACGCCTCCGACATCGTCGGCGACGCCAACCCAGGCTTGCCGGACGGCATGGCCATGGCCAGCGACGGCCGCCTGTTCGCCACCGGCCCCGGCGGCGTGCTGGTGTTCGCGCCAGATGGCCGCCGCCTGGGCCGCATCGAAACCGGCGGCCCCGTCGCCAACTGCGCCTTCGGCGACCACGGCCACACCCTGTACATGACCTCGCACACGATCCTGGCACGGGTGCGGGTGAAGGCGACGGGGCTGGGATTTGCGCCGTAG
- a CDS encoding SymE family type I addiction module toxin produces MHRFNSTNFTPSKAASASRTPKRSARSADTQAAEHPATADASPFITPAASRLRFRVPERCTMGYQHYNVRRAEDIVGCAVPKLRLSGRWLEQYGFAVGDALRVTVGRGVLLISRVPAAVVPSARAVGTKKSRAARAAPNPLRSKV; encoded by the coding sequence ATGCACCGTTTCAACAGCACCAACTTCACTCCCTCCAAGGCTGCGTCCGCGTCGCGTACACCCAAGCGCAGCGCTCGATCAGCCGACACGCAGGCCGCTGAGCACCCGGCGACCGCCGATGCTTCCCCCTTTATCACACCCGCCGCGTCGCGCCTGCGCTTCCGCGTGCCCGAGCGCTGCACGATGGGTTACCAGCATTACAACGTGCGCCGCGCCGAGGATATCGTCGGCTGCGCCGTGCCCAAGCTGCGCCTGTCCGGGCGCTGGCTGGAGCAGTACGGTTTTGCGGTGGGCGATGCGTTGCGGGTGACGGTGGGGCGTGGGGTGTTGTTGATCAGCCGCGTGCCGGCTGCGGTCGTGCCATCGGCGCGGGCTGTGGGCACGAAGAAGTCGCGGGCAGCGCGCGCCGCTCCAAATCCGCTGCGATCCAAAGTCTGA